One window of the Benincasa hispida cultivar B227 chromosome 3, ASM972705v1, whole genome shotgun sequence genome contains the following:
- the LOC120074278 gene encoding thaumatin-like protein 1b, translated as MAFQIQLFRLSFIIFSFSGVYSVNFAIRNNCSFPIWPGALTGAGNQLSTTGFELLPGSTTTITTSPPWSGRFWARTLCSTDASGKFSCATADCGSGQVTCNGAGAIPPASLVEFTIAPNGGQDFFDISLVDGFNLPVAVVPMGGSGGCQTVLCLGNVNAVCPSELAITDQGGAVIACKSACMAFNQPEYCCSGDHNLPETCPPTNYSIIFKNQCPQAYSYAYDDKTSTFTCTGGADYAITFCP; from the exons ATGGCATTCCAAATACAATTATTTAGACTTTCATTCATCATCTTCTCCTTTTCAG GGGTTTACTCTGTTAATTTTGCCATTAGAAACAACTGTTCATTCCCAATTTGGCCGGGAGCCTTAACCGGTGCCGGCAACCAACTTTCAACCACTGGCTTCGAATTACTCCCCGGATCGACAACGACGATAACGACTTCTCCGCCGTGGTCCGGCAGATTTTGGGCTCGAACTCTCTGCTCCACAGATGCAAGTGGAAAGTTCTCTTGCGCAACCGCCGATTGTGGCAGTGGCCAAGTCACATGTAACGGTGCCGGCGCAATTCCGCCAGCCAGCCTCGTTGAATTCACCATAGCGCCGAACGGCGGCCAAGATTTCTTCGACATCAGCCTCGTCGACGGCTTCAATTTGCCCGTCGCAGTGGTCCCCATGGGTGGTTCGGGTGGCTGCCAAACGGTACTCTGTTTAGGAAATGTAAATGCTGTCTGTCCATCGGAATTAGCCATTACAGATCAAGGTGGCGCTGTGATCGCTTGTAAAAGTGCTTGTATGGCTTTCAATCAGCCGGAATATTGCTGCAGTGGCGACCATAATCTGCCGGAAACTTGTCCGCCGacaaattattcaataattttcaAGAATCAGTGTCCGCAAGCTTATAGTTACGCTTATGATGATAAGACGAGTACTTTTACTTGCACGGGTGGAGCTGATTATGCCATCACATTTTGTCCGTGA